The genomic interval GCACCCGGGACCAGGGTGCGGCCTCGTGCTGCTTGTCGCCGCCGACGGTCCAGACGTAGCTGTTGGGGACGGTGGTGTCGGCTACCTCATGCCCTCGGTAGGTCTCCTGCGAACCCGGCTGGAAGCCGTAGCGGGGACGTCCGCCGCCACCCACCGTGTAGTACACGGTGCCGTCCGTTTCCGGGTACACGATCGAATTGTCACCCGCGACCTTGCCGGGACGTCCGGCGCGGATCGGGTCGGTGCGCTCGAAGATGTGGTTGTGGCCCTGCAGCACCAGGTCGACCCGGTAGCGGTCGAACAGGTCGCACCAGGCCGCGCGCAGACCACCGTCACTGGCATGCGAATCGGTGGTCGAGTAGGCACAGTGGTGGAAGAAGCAGACAAGGAAATCGATATTCGGATCGGCCCGGTAGGCGGCGAGAGTCCGCTCCACCCAACCGGTTTGGGCTCCGCCGGAGTATCCGGTGTTGGCCCGGATCTCGGCGGAGACGTCGTTGGCGTCCAGTGACAGCACCGCCACATTGCCGTAGGTGAACGAGTACGCCGAGGGACAGCCCGACGGCCCGTTGCCCGGAAAGTCCAGCCGCGCGAGGTGACCGCCGTACCCGTGGGTGTCGTAGGCGGCCTCCATGTCGTGGTTGCCGGTGGCGAACATCCACGGCGTGGTCGACGCGCTGGGCTCGATCGCGCCGAAATACACGTCCCACACATAGGGATTGAATTTGTCGAAGCCGCTCGGCGCGACGCCGCCCGCGGGGACGAACTGCGCGTTCTTGCCCGCGCCGGAGGGATCGGCGTAGGCGATGTCTCCGGCGAGGATGTGGAAATCCGGTCGGGCGGCGACGATCTGGCGCATGACGTTGTCGGCATGGCGCACGGTCGGGTCGTTGTCCGCCTTGTAGTACATGTCGTCGTAGTCGCCGGGGGCCACCCCGCCGGGCTGGGTGGGCGTTTCGTCGGTCCCCTGGTCGCCCATCATGGTGAAACGGAAGGGCAGCACCGCGTTTCGCGCGGTGGGCATGGCGGTCGACGCCGCGCTGACCTCGCTGGTGAAGCCGTCGGAGGTGCGCCACCGATAGAAGTGCGGCATCCGGCCCGGCAGCCCGTCGACGGGCACATGTACGTAGAACTGTTCGGCGGCGAGCACGCCGCCGTCGCTGCTGGGGATCTGGGTGACCAGATCGCGGACCTCCGCCTCGACGCTCGCACCCAGCGCGGGCGTCGGGCCGTGTTCGAGAATTACCCTCGCGCCGTGCGGGTTTCGCGACAACTGTGCCGAGAACCGGAGCTGGCCGGCGGCATCGGCGCCGAAACCGACGCGCCGCCCGCCCACGATCAGCCGCGCGTCCTCGGCGTACGCGCGGCCCGCGAACGGTGTGGCGCCGACCGCCGCGACGGCGGCCGCCGCGGCCGAGCCGCGCAGGAAATTGCGCCGCGAGACCGGGTGCCGGCGCAGGTGCGCGCGGTGCCACTCGTACTGCTCGGCCATGGTCAGGGTGGCGGCCAGCGGCTCCGGGATCCCCGTGTCGGGAATATCGCCGGCCGGGTTCAGGCGATTCGACGGCATGAGATCGGATGCTGGTCCACCCGCTGTGGCTGGGCAACCGCCCACCTCGCCGTCGCTGGGGAATTCTCGGTGAATTCTGCGCGCGGCCGAACCTGTCGGTGGCCGGGGTCACAATGCGGTATGGCCTACGACGAGGAACTGGCGGACCGCATCCGGGACCTGCTCGGCCCGGCCCTGCCCGAGACGGTGGAGAAGAAGATGTTCGGCGGGCTGGCCTTCCTGGTCGGCGGCAATATGGCCGTCGCGGCCAGCGGCAAGGGCGGTCTGATGGTCCGGGTCGACCCGGACGAGGCCGCCGGGCTGGCCGACGGGGAGCATGTCGCGCCGATGGTCATGGGCGGCCGCTCGATGCGCAACTGGCTGCGCGTGGATTCGGAGGTCGTGGCCGACGACGATGCGCTGGACCAGTGGATACAACGCGGCGTCGCCTACGCACGCGGCCTGCCGCCCAAGTAGGCGGTGTTGTCTCGACTCCGCCGGACTCGTGGTCACGGGGTCGCGTCAGGTGCTACGGTGTGTCCCACGCCACGATAACTGCAACGAGTTCTAGTTAGAGTCTCGGGACCGCGTCCGGCTCGGGGCCCGCGATGAACGACTCGTACGGGTGAACGACGTACCCGGCGGCGACGCGGCGCGGAGGAGAGTGTGCCTTGACGAATACCGTTGACCCGCAAGCCGTCGCGGCCCGTGTCACCGCCGAGCTGACCGGTCCCGGCGGCCCCTTCGAATCGGCCGTCGAGGAGGTGCTGGGCGCGCCGATCCCGGTGATGCGCACGCGGCGTCGCTCGCTGGGGGAGATGCTGGACGACTCGGCCGCCTGGGGCGAGCGGGAGTACCTCGTCACCGCGGATGCCCGGATGTCGTTCGGTGCGCACGCGGCCGCGGCGGGAGCGCTCGCACAGGCGCTGGCGCAACGATACGGCGTCGGCAAGGGCGACCGCGTCGCGATCCTGGCGGCCAACACCCCCGAATGGGTGGTGACGTTCTGGGCGGCCCAATGCCTCGGCGCGATCGCCGTCGGATACAACGCCTGGTGGGCTCCCCGGGAGATCGAATACGCCCTCGGGCACACCCGCCCGGCCGTGGTGATCGCGGATGCGAAGCGAGCCCGGCGACTCGGTGACATTTCGAGCCGAGCCGAGGGCCGAGGTTCTGTCATTCCCGTGCTCACCATGGAGCACGATCTCCCGCGACTGATCGCCGAATACTCCGGCGCGCACCCTCGCACGGCCGTCGCCGAGGACGATCCCGCGGTGATCCTGTACACCAGTGGCACCAGCGGCCGCCCCAAGGGCGTCGTGCATTCGCATCGGAACCTGGTGGCCGTCACCGACTATCACCGGTTCACCGATGCGATGGTGGCGGGCCTGCGCGGACTGCCCCATCACGAGCCCAGCGACAAGCGTTTCCTGCTCACCTCACCCCTGTTCCACATCGCCAGCCTGCACAACCTGGTCATCCCGCGCCTGGCCACCGGCGCCGCCGTGGTCATCCATCAGGGCTCGTTCCAGGTCGATCGGGTGCTGCGCCTGGTCGAGCGGGAGCGGGTCACCAACTGGGGCGCGGTGCCGACGATGGCGAGCCGGCTGCTCGAACACGACCTGTCCGGCTACGACCTGTCGTCGCTGGCCGCGTTCTCGCTCAATGCCGCGCCCTCCTCACCCGCGTTCCATCAGCGGCTGCGCGAGCGGCTGCCCGTCGCGCAGGTGGCGCTGACCACCAGCTACGGCCTGACCGAAAGCGGCACGGCCGCAACGGTCGCCACGCCGCCCGAGCTGGCGGCGCACCCGGACACGGTCGGCCGCCCCATCCTCGGCGTCGCCGTGCAGATCCGCGACCCGGACGGCACGCCGGTGCCCGACGGCACGGAGGGCGAGATCTGCATCCGCAGCCCGTACGTGATGCTCGGCTACTGGGACGACGAGCAGGCCACCGCGGCGGCGATCGACGGCGAACGCTGGTTGCGCACCGGCGATTTCGGCATCCTCGAGCAGGGTCGGCTCCGATTGTCCGGCCGCCGTAGCGATCTCATCCTGCGTGGCGGGGAGAACGTGTACCCGACCGAGATCGAGAACGTGCTCGACGAGCACCCGGCGGTGCTCGAATCCGCGGTGCTCGGCGTCCCGCACGACGATCTCGGCCAGGAGGTCGCCGCCGTCGTGGTCGTCGGCGATCCGGCGGCCGTCACCCCGGCGGCGCTCCGCGATTTCGCCGCCGAACGGCTGGCCTACTTCAAGGTGCCCGCCCGCTGGACGATCACCGACAAACCGTTGCCGCGCAATGCCACCGGAAAGGTCGTCCGTCGTGAGATAACGCTCTGACGGCGAGTGTCCCCGGGCACCGAAAGAGGAAACACGATGTACGACAGCATCATCAAAGGCGGCCGCTGGTTCGACGGCACCGGCGCGCCGTCCGCCCTCCGGCACCTCGGCATCCGCGACGGCCGCGTCGCCACCGTCTCGGCGGTGCCGCTCGACGAAACCGGTTGCGGCACAGTGATAGACGCCGAAGGCAAATGGGTGCTGCCCGGCATGATCGATATCCACACGCACTACGACGTCGAGGTGCTGCTGGACCCCACCCTGTCGGAATCGGTCCGTCACGGCGTCACCACGGTGCTGCTCGGCTCCTGCTCGCTGTCGACCGTGCACGTCGACGCCGAGGTCGCGGGCGATCTGTTCGGCCGGGTGGAGGCGATCCCGCGCCGCCACGTCATCGACGCCGTCGGCGATCTGAAGACGTGGCGCAGCGCCCACGAGTACGCCGCGGCGCTGGAGGAGTTGCCGCTCGGCGCGAATGTCGCGTGCTTCCTGGGGCATTCGGACGTGCGCGCCGCCGAGATGGGCTTGGACCGCGCCACCCGCAAGGACGTGCGACCCGGCGCCGACGAGGTCGCGGCGATGGAACACAAGCTGGTCGAGGCCCTCGACGCGGGCTTCATCGGCATGTCGTCGCAGCAGCTGCTGTTCGACAAGCTCGACGGCGAACTGTGCCGCTCGCGCACCCTGCCCTCCACCTATGCGACGACCCGCGAGCGGCGCCGCCTCAACACGGTGCTGCGCGAGCGCCATCGCGCGCTGCAGGGCGGGCCGGACGTCTCGCGCCCGCAGAGCCTGCTGACCATGGCGGCGAGCAGCCTCGGCCTCTGGCGCGAACCGCTGAAGGTGAGCCTGCTGTCGGCCGCGGACATCAAGGCGATCCCGTTCATCGCCTACATCTTCCCCGCGCTGGCGCGCGTGATGAACGCACTCGGTGGCGACTTCCGCTGGCAGCACCTGCCGGTGCCGTTCGAGGTGTATGCCGACGGCATCGACCTGGTGGTGTTCGAGGAATTCGGTTCCGGCGCAGCGGCGTTGCACCTGTCGAACCAGCTGGCGGAGCGCGAGGAACTGCTGCGCAGCGAGGCGTACCGGCGGCGGTTCCGCAAGGACTA from Nocardia wallacei carries:
- a CDS encoding metallophosphoesterase; amino-acid sequence: MPSNRLNPAGDIPDTGIPEPLAATLTMAEQYEWHRAHLRRHPVSRRNFLRGSAAAAAVAAVGATPFAGRAYAEDARLIVGGRRVGFGADAAGQLRFSAQLSRNPHGARVILEHGPTPALGASVEAEVRDLVTQIPSSDGGVLAAEQFYVHVPVDGLPGRMPHFYRWRTSDGFTSEVSAASTAMPTARNAVLPFRFTMMGDQGTDETPTQPGGVAPGDYDDMYYKADNDPTVRHADNVMRQIVAARPDFHILAGDIAYADPSGAGKNAQFVPAGGVAPSGFDKFNPYVWDVYFGAIEPSASTTPWMFATGNHDMEAAYDTHGYGGHLARLDFPGNGPSGCPSAYSFTYGNVAVLSLDANDVSAEIRANTGYSGGAQTGWVERTLAAYRADPNIDFLVCFFHHCAYSTTDSHASDGGLRAAWCDLFDRYRVDLVLQGHNHIFERTDPIRAGRPGKVAGDNSIVYPETDGTVYYTVGGGGRPRYGFQPGSQETYRGHEVADTTVPNSYVWTVGGDKQHEAAPWSRVRFRNYSFIRVDVRPGFFASEMDVVAVDEYGREFDKVTYRRQVRA
- a CDS encoding N-acyl-D-amino-acid deacylase family protein; translation: MYDSIIKGGRWFDGTGAPSALRHLGIRDGRVATVSAVPLDETGCGTVIDAEGKWVLPGMIDIHTHYDVEVLLDPTLSESVRHGVTTVLLGSCSLSTVHVDAEVAGDLFGRVEAIPRRHVIDAVGDLKTWRSAHEYAAALEELPLGANVACFLGHSDVRAAEMGLDRATRKDVRPGADEVAAMEHKLVEALDAGFIGMSSQQLLFDKLDGELCRSRTLPSTYATTRERRRLNTVLRERHRALQGGPDVSRPQSLLTMAASSLGLWREPLKVSLLSAADIKAIPFIAYIFPALARVMNALGGDFRWQHLPVPFEVYADGIDLVVFEEFGSGAAALHLSNQLAEREELLRSEAYRRRFRKDYDKRFGPRVWHRDFFDAEIVDCPDSSVIGKTFGQVGQDRGGLHPVDAFLDLVVQYGGKVRWRTTISNHRPRVLDRFAADPGVQLGFSDAGAHLRNMAFYNFGLRLLRRVRDAQESARPFLTIERAVHRLTGELADWYGLDAGHLRVGDRADVVVVDPRHLDERLDAYAEQTVPYYGNLSRMVNRNDAAVSAVFIGGAYVFGDGQAGEALGRRRTGRFLPAA
- a CDS encoding class I adenylate-forming enzyme family protein, whose translation is MTNTVDPQAVAARVTAELTGPGGPFESAVEEVLGAPIPVMRTRRRSLGEMLDDSAAWGEREYLVTADARMSFGAHAAAAGALAQALAQRYGVGKGDRVAILAANTPEWVVTFWAAQCLGAIAVGYNAWWAPREIEYALGHTRPAVVIADAKRARRLGDISSRAEGRGSVIPVLTMEHDLPRLIAEYSGAHPRTAVAEDDPAVILYTSGTSGRPKGVVHSHRNLVAVTDYHRFTDAMVAGLRGLPHHEPSDKRFLLTSPLFHIASLHNLVIPRLATGAAVVIHQGSFQVDRVLRLVERERVTNWGAVPTMASRLLEHDLSGYDLSSLAAFSLNAAPSSPAFHQRLRERLPVAQVALTTSYGLTESGTAATVATPPELAAHPDTVGRPILGVAVQIRDPDGTPVPDGTEGEICIRSPYVMLGYWDDEQATAAAIDGERWLRTGDFGILEQGRLRLSGRRSDLILRGGENVYPTEIENVLDEHPAVLESAVLGVPHDDLGQEVAAVVVVGDPAAVTPAALRDFAAERLAYFKVPARWTITDKPLPRNATGKVVRREITL
- a CDS encoding TfoX/Sxy family protein, which translates into the protein MAYDEELADRIRDLLGPALPETVEKKMFGGLAFLVGGNMAVAASGKGGLMVRVDPDEAAGLADGEHVAPMVMGGRSMRNWLRVDSEVVADDDALDQWIQRGVAYARGLPPK